GGATGATAGCCGTCACGTCGGAGGCGATCATGTTCTCCCCCTCACCGAAGCCCAGCAGCAGCGGCGCATCCTTCCGGGCGCACAGCAGACGGTCCGGGTAGTCGGCGCAGATGATGCCCAGAGCATAGGCCCCGTCCACGGCGTGGAGCATCCGGATCATGGCCTCAAAGATGTCGCCGCAGTCGGCATAGTAGTAGTCCAGCAGCTGGGCCACCACCTCCGTATCCGTCTCGGATCGGAAGCCGTACCCCTTGTGGAGCAGCTGCTCCTTCAGCTCGGCGTAGTTTTCGATAATGCCGTTGTGTACCACGGCGATGCGGCCACTCTGGCTCACATGGGGGTGGGCGTTGATGTCGTTGGGCTCCCCGTGGGTGGCCCAGCGGGTGTGACCGATGCCCAGATGGCCCGGCAGATCCGCCCCGTCGTGGGTCAGATCGCTGAGCACCTGCAAGCGCCCACGGGATTTCTTGACCCGCAGCTGCCCATCGCCGCACACGGCGATGCCCGCCGAGTCGTAGCCCCGGTACTCCAGACGGCGCAGACCGTCCAACAGGATGGGAGCCGCTTCCTGCTGGCCCACGTATCCTACAATTCCGCACATATCTTAAAATTCCTCCTGAAATCGCTTGATTCATCGGCCCATACGGATACGCAGTCCATCCGCATGAGCCACTCCGGTCACAGCCTCTCTGTTTTGCGGTCACCCGCATATTTACCGGCTGCGTCACGCACCCGAAGCGGCACGGGAGAGCTTCCGCCGAAACGCTCGATCCTCTCTCCTCCTCGTTGTCCTGCCGGAGGGCAGGCACTGGCGCTTGTGATGGGATATCCCCATGGCCTCCTTTCTCTGCTGCGTCTTTATAAAAACAGCCCTGGCTGCTTCTATCGTGGATAATTTTCCCTCCTGCGGCAAATACTGCCGGAAAAGGAGGGCGCTTATTCATGGCAACGGCATTTTTCCGCACCGTCATTCTTTATCTCCTGCTGATTGCAGGACTTCGCATCACCGGCAAGCGTCAGATCGGAGAACTGGAGCCCATCGAGCTGGTGCTGACCATGCTTCTCAGCGATCTGGCTTCCGTCCCCATGCAGGATTTCGGCATCCCTCTGGTTAACGGCATCGTCCCCATCGTCACGCTGCTGTCGCTGTCCATGCTCCTCAGCTATGGAAGTCTCCGCAGCGTCCGCTTCCGCACGCTTCTGTGCGGGGAGCCGACCCTGATCATCCGCAGCGGCCACATCCTGCAGGATGCCATGCGCCGCAACCGCCTGACGGTGGATGAACTGCTGGAGGCTCTGCGGGGGCAGGGCATCTCCGATCTGCAGGAGGTGAAGTACGCTGTGCTGGAGACCAGCGGTCAGCTGTCCGTCCTGCCACGGGCGGACTGCCAGCCGGTGACGCCACGGCAGCTGTCTCTCCAGCCGGAGGACC
The genomic region above belongs to Vescimonas coprocola and contains:
- a CDS encoding DUF421 domain-containing protein, whose amino-acid sequence is MATAFFRTVILYLLLIAGLRITGKRQIGELEPIELVLTMLLSDLASVPMQDFGIPLVNGIVPIVTLLSLSMLLSYGSLRSVRFRTLLCGEPTLIIRSGHILQDAMRRNRLTVDELLEALRGQGISDLQEVKYAVLETSGQLSVLPRADCQPVTPRQLSLQPEDPQTLPTVVISDGRLLRRSMERLGLDDGWLQARLRDAGVRSPREVFLLSVDEAGSVVCLPKEGKA